One genomic segment of Arachis duranensis cultivar V14167 chromosome 4, aradu.V14167.gnm2.J7QH, whole genome shotgun sequence includes these proteins:
- the LOC107483642 gene encoding chloride channel protein CLC-f-like, whose protein sequence is MFGIFLHAHFLIGCFPGAVGLAIWVPSVTNRKKEIDNKSDTRNSPKGYSPVSPADENEDNWRQANAADGLELSVVSDAADHEAIDKKLHLKNLKVSQAMSDSYLKVSSSATLKDAIQCIHDGYQNCVLVVNQEGFLEGILTYGDIRRCLPEKSSDTSMRDSGFVDVCRKCFCSLYI, encoded by the exons ATGTTTGGTATATTCTTACATGCTCATTTTCTCATTGGTTGTTTCCCT GGGGCTGTTGGATTGGCAATATGGGTTCCCTCTGTGACAAACCGGAAGAAGGAAATTGACAACAAATCTGATACAAGAAACTCACCTAAAGGATATTCTCCAGTTTCACCTGCTGATGAAAATGAAGATAACTGGAGACAGGCAAATGCTGCTGATGGTTTAGAACTCTCTGTTGTTAGTGATGCTGCTGATCAtgaagcaattgacaagaaactTCATCTCAAAAATCTTAAG GTTTCTCAGGCCATGTCTGACAGCTATCTGAAGGTTTCATCATCTGCAACCCTGAAAGATGCAATCCAATGCATTCATGATGGCTACCAGAACTGTGTGCTAGTGGTCAATCAAGAAGGTTTTCTGGAAGGAATACTGACATATGGTGACATCAGAAGGTGTCTTCCCGAGAAGTCTAGTGACACTTCTATGAGGGATTCAGGATTTGTGGATGTATGTAGAAAGTGCTTCTGctctttatatatttaa
- the LOC107483646 gene encoding protein SRC2 — MEYRTLDLMIVSAKDLKNVNLISKMDVYAVVSLNGDIYNPQKFKTSVDRDGGTSPTWNFPMKFNFSDSLAQQNRLSLEIKIVSDRTLGDTLIGTVHVPLRELLDNPGGKDGKEFRQVSYQVRKPSGKPKGSLNFSYKVGGKSSAAPAMDKASSTGATVSYAPPPPKTAEYPPPATAYPPPSKDSKNEPVMAYPAHAAGAAGSSSAPYAYPPPHQQYPAGHGYPPAGYPPQQGYGSYGYPPQQPGYGYPPQGYGYPGQAGYGYSQPPQKPKKNKNNFGMGLGAGLLGGALGGLLIGDMVSDAADYDAGYDAGFDDAGGFDF, encoded by the coding sequence ATGGAATACAGAACCCTAGACCTCATGATCGTTTCCGCCAAGGATCTCAAGAATGTCAATTTGATATCCAAGATGGACGTATACGCCGTCGTTTCGCTCAACGGCGACATCTACAACCCCCAGAAGTTCAAAACCAGCGTCGATCGCGACGGAGGAACCAGCCCTACGTGGAATTTTCCGATGAAGTTCAATTTCAGCGACTCCTTGGCGCAGCAGAATCGTCTCTCTCTTGAGATCAAGATTGTCTCCGACCGTACACTCGGCGACACCCTCATCGGCACCGTCCACGTCCCCCTCCGGGAGCTTCTCGACAATCCCGGCGGAAAAGACGGCAAAGAATTTCGTCAGGTATCTTACCAGGTCAGGAAGCCCTCCGGGAAGCCCAAGGGCTCTCTGAATTTCTCGTACAAAGTTGGCGGCAAGAGTTCAGCTGCTCCGGCGATGGATAAGGCGTCGTCGACGGGTGCGACGGTTAGTTACGCTCCACCGCCGCCGAAGACGGCGGAGTATCCTCCACCGGCGACGGCGTACCCTCCGCCATCCAAGGATTCAAAGAATGAGCCAGTTATGGCTTATCCTGCTCATGCTGCTGGGGCGGCAGGATCAAGTTCGGCGCCATATGCTTACCCGCCGCCACATCAGCAATATCCTGCTGGACACGGATATCCACCCGCTGGATACCCACCCCAGCAAGGGTATGGCAGCTACGGGTACCCGCCTCAGCAACCCGGATATGGGTATCCTCCACAAGGGTACGGGTATCCGGGTCAAGCTGGGTATGGATACTCGCAGCCTCCTCAAAAAccgaagaagaacaagaacaacttTGGGATGGGATTGGGAGCCGGGTTGCTTGGCGGCGCACTTGGTGGGCTTTTGATTGGTGACATGGTGTCTGACGCGGCTGATTATGATGCTGGCTACGATGCTGGATTTGATGATGCTGGTGGAttcgatttttaa
- the LOC107483638 gene encoding transcription initiation factor TFIID subunit 13, giving the protein MSSYGGGSSSKPRIASSQPSETSSKRKRGVFQKELQHMMYGFGDDPNPLPESVALMEDIIVEYVTELVHKAQDIGSQRGKLSVEDFLYLIRKDMPKLNRCTELLSMNEELKQARKVFESDEEKLRKVFEVDEPVE; this is encoded by the exons ATGAGCAGTTACGGTGGTGGAAGCTCGTCGAAACCAAGAATTGCTTCTTCTCAACCTTCCGAAACTTCTTCAAAGCGCAAAAGAGGAGTTTTCCAAAAAGAAC TGCAGCATATGATGTACGGCTTTGGAGATGATCCCAAT CCTCTTCCTGAAAGTGTGGCGCTTATGGAGGATATTATTGTGGAATATGTCACGGAATTG GTACATAAAGCTCAAGATATTGGATCACAGAGAGGGAAACTATCAGTTGAGGATTTCCTTTATTTGATTCGCAAG GATATGCCAAAACTTAATCGATGTACAGAATTGTTGTCTATGAATGAAGAGCTGAAACAGGCAAGAAAGGTTTTCGAATCAGATGAAGAGAAATTGAGGAAGGTTTTTGAAGTGGACGAACCAGTTGAATGA